The nucleotide window attctttcaagcacatatgatgacgcatgataactatgtaacttgttgttatcctgttctaaatcagctatttgacgctttagcttagcaacatcctcaatgtaagaatcgacaacttgttgctttattgAATACTGTCGCTTAAGCATATCAGATGTTTCAGAACAGTATTTCAATCTCGActgaacaagtttcatttgacttttcacatttttatatgactcttttgtaatgtgataagccaattttattgaatcgtactcctttttcatttcttgaaaagcATTCTCTTTTAGATCACATTCTtctgtctttttcaaaacattttcttttaaaacttcattttctttttctaattttttacatttttctgaaagtttttcatcattgtctttcaaaatcttttcgttttctaacatttctttgcatttatttttgaaaacttcttcAATTTTAGcaaattcaagatctcttgttctgaatttttcgtctttttcagtacaagcactgcacatttccatgcatttcttgcactgttcaatagTTTCATTTAAGATCTCAGagtcagaatttacctcagtgattggcacttcggtgttgtttGCTGTTTCAGTCTGATCAGCATCATCTTTCTTTTCATCACCAGCATCACTATTCACCTCAACCAAACTTTCCATCTTCACTTCTTCtacttcttctttcttcttcatcacttCTTCACCAActtgctgttcttcagtaacagcttctttcaCAACTTCTTCTTTTACCTTCTCTTTCTCATCAACCTTCTTTTCCTTAGCAACCTTCTTCAAATCATCAACTAAAttctcaacattcttcttcattctttcttcatcccTCTTCCTCAGACTTGATGTCATCGCATCTCTGATAATTTTATTCAGGTTTTTCTCATAATTCTTGTCTTTTTCACGTTTTGAATAAAATTCACCGGATAGAGGAATTActagaagaacatcatcatgaaCTATGTCCCTTCTGGGAACAACAGGTTCACCTTCTTTGTTGACATAACATTCTCGCTTCTTGTCCCATCTTTTATTTCTTACAGCATTTTCATACTCTTCCCGCATTTTCTCCATTCTACACCCAACAATGAATATTTCTCTATCGGTTTTCTCTTTCAAAATCTCTTCTCGGGATCTCACTTTTACTTCAGCCATGATTTTATTTCCTCGATATTCACACCTCGTAAATCACAGCACAAGaaacaatcaaataacaatgATCAGTTTCAACAAAAATATCAAACACTTGGATCGGACGGGatgctggtcgatcggacgggaAAGCTGTTCGATCAGACAGGGTGCCGGTCGATCGGACGGGAAAGTTGTTCGATCGGACAGAGTGCTGCTCGATCGGACGAGTATTTGATCAAGtgagtcaacaaaagtcaacagtGAAAATAATcagtgctgtccgatcgggtgggaTTTTATCTTGAATCAGGTGGTAATGCGGTCCGATCGATTGGAGTTGCTGTCCGATCAGATAGTTATGCTTTGAATAGAGTGGCACTTCGTTCGACCCTCTGTTCGATCGGTTGACACTACacgaaaaaaaattttggtcgatcggctgactatGCTTTGACACGGGAGAAAATCCAATCGTCTTAAAAGATCGATCGATCAGCACTACACGACAAAtatgctgtccgatcggctagcttGTTCAATTGATGGCACAAGACGACAAAAAGCTtgaccgatcgggtggcagtaTGAGACTTTGACACTTATCACTTGCCGACAACAATTAATCAAGTTTTAATTCTATTGGACCTCAAATGATAGTGAACTGACAAAAATTTGCTATTACTTTTGTAATTGGACCAAAAGATTAGTGGGTCTGACAATCATGCATGGGCCGACAATTTTGATTTGTAATAAAATGTGATTGGGCCGTTCCAATTTATTTATTACTTTTTCACATATATCCGACAATTATAAAGCTGAAAAATATTAATAGCCGACAAAACTTATCACTTCATTGGACTAAGATATTATGCATTAATTGAATATTGAATATGGTGATCTATAATGTCTGACAATGTTGACTAAATGCTAGTCGATCGGACAGGAAGTTGATCGATCGGACaggatgctgttcgatcggacaaagtgctgttcgatcggtcagggGTGCTAGCCGTTCGGCTTGGATGCTATGGATCGGACAGGTGTCCGATCGGTTAGGTCAATAAGTCAATTATCTTTAAATGAATGAGTGATGTAATGATACGGCTTGCTGACCGTTCGGGCagagatgctagccgatcggctggcaagtcAAAGAAGGTCAACAACTTAAATGAAATGCAATGATAAATGCTTTGGTTTGGTTAGCTAGCCGATCGGACGACATTCAAGTAAAAATCAACATCAACAGTTGTCATTTTTGCAAAACTTTTCGAACCAAAAATATTTAATTTCTCCCAAACGGCTAGGAATTAAGATCTGAAAATATGTAGGCTTGTAGATCAGGCACTTTCGcataacatatccaaaaatcagcaaTTTTGAACCGtaaaaacctgttcaatttgacaaAAATCAGATAAAAACGTGAAGAGATGTAAAAGtgaagaaatttgacaaatctgaATGAAATTCGAATCTGATTCTGATGAAATCCAGTATGAATCTGTGCGTTTGATCTTCGCAaccgagctcctgctctgataccacctgtTAGGACTGGTTttcgactccgaaacgattgcgtatgacacgttcgacgtgcggaatccgtgaacgtgcctgaccgaacacacgagacgtagtCAATCTTTGATTCTATAGAAATGTATGAAATCGTACAAAGCACcacgaatcaccttttgcctttctctctctactttctctctctagcctcTAAGCTCCAAATCTCCAAATGGCAAAAGTGGCAAAAGTCCTAAACCTTaggttcctatttataggccaaggggctttaatgagattcctcattagttacacaaataccaccttgcct belongs to Helianthus annuus cultivar XRQ/B chromosome 5, HanXRQr2.0-SUNRISE, whole genome shotgun sequence and includes:
- the LOC118492198 gene encoding uncharacterized protein PF11_0207-like gives rise to the protein MAEVKVRSREEILKEKTDREIFIVGCRMEKMREEYENAVRNKRWDKKRECYVNKEGEPVVPRRDIVHDDVLLVIPLSGEFYSKREKDKNYEKNLNKIIRDAMTSSLRKRDEERMKKNVENLVDDLKKVAKEKKVDEKEKVKEEVVKEAVTEEQQVGEEVMKKKEEVEEVKMESLVEVNSDAGDEKKDDADQTETANNTEVPITEVL